A section of the Teredinibacter franksiae genome encodes:
- a CDS encoding DUF4124 domain-containing protein — protein sequence MKYVLTLMLLCSAGVNAQTIFSCIGHNGKKVYTDSKLNCKAFGGKVDAEVETITFDSINMHSQYGATVSEEYYNYAFRAYEKIPGYTINIIAESKLIHNHPQLLQQSASKLDKTIVRAISAFPLHAQPEFDGIKYFIFSGDESRKGGRRGGQWYFRKGNSISDRFDNAIVVRSAKDYLERYSENRALMTAVHELSHAYYYYHWKNIYRSVNKAYKNTIEQGRYRNVKTKSGKVIAKAYALTNEREYFAELSKIIHVGNYYYPFDGGELREYDPEGYQAVRLAFGYQ from the coding sequence TTGAAGTACGTGTTAACCCTCATGCTTTTATGTTCCGCTGGCGTGAACGCGCAAACTATTTTTAGCTGCATTGGCCATAACGGCAAAAAAGTTTATACCGACAGTAAATTAAACTGCAAAGCTTTTGGCGGGAAGGTCGATGCGGAAGTAGAAACGATTACTTTCGATTCTATCAATATGCATTCACAATATGGGGCTACGGTAAGCGAAGAGTATTACAATTACGCTTTTCGCGCCTACGAGAAAATCCCCGGTTATACAATTAATATTATTGCCGAAAGCAAGCTTATTCATAACCACCCTCAGCTGCTGCAGCAGTCTGCCAGCAAACTCGACAAAACCATTGTTAGAGCGATATCGGCTTTTCCTTTGCATGCTCAGCCTGAATTTGACGGCATTAAGTATTTCATTTTTAGTGGGGATGAATCTCGAAAGGGTGGTCGCAGAGGAGGGCAATGGTATTTTAGAAAGGGCAATAGTATTTCCGATCGCTTTGACAATGCTATTGTTGTCAGGTCAGCCAAGGACTATTTAGAGCGGTATTCAGAAAATCGGGCTTTAATGACCGCTGTTCACGAGTTAAGTCATGCTTACTACTATTACCATTGGAAAAACATCTACCGGTCAGTAAATAAGGCCTATAAAAATACGATAGAGCAGGGGCGATATCGCAATGTAAAAACAAAAAGTGGAAAAGTTATTGCGAAGGCCTATGCGCTAACCAACGAGCGAGAGTACTTTGCTGAGCTATCCAAAATTATCCATGTTGGTAATTATTATTACCCTTTTGATGGAGGCGAGCTTAGAGAATATGATCCCGAAGGTTATCAGGCTGTGAGACTGGCATTTGGGTATCAGTAA
- the purL gene encoding phosphoribosylformylglycinamidine synthase, which translates to MLTLCGAPALSDFRINKLQNQIQTIHPGVNRISAFYVHFVDIDSDLSTQQMAVLQKLLEYGPKSSVEDKGLSSEEVIAQSGPSGSFLAVVVPRAGTISPWSSKATDIAHNAGLVDVKRIERGVAYVIDGGVPPGTVIPQLHDRMVEQVLPGLQAASVLFERNEPRPAKEVDVLGCGRAALVLANTELGLALAEDEIDYLAESFTELQRNPVDIELMMFAQANSEHCRHKIFNASWTIDGEEKSHSLFKMIKNTYEQGGEGVLSAYADNASVIEGTVGGRFYPDPDSREYAYHEEPIHLLMKVETHNHPTAIAPFPGAGTGSGGEIRDEGAVGKGSKPKVGLTGFTVSNLQIPGYNLPWESDYGIPGRIVSALDIISEGPIGGAAFNNEFGRPNICGYFRTFEEDFDGEHRGYHKPIMLAGGYGNIKEEHIAQTTYSAGTQLIVLGGPAMLIGLGGGAASSMTSGSSSENLDFASVQRQNPEMERRCQEVIDQCWQLGKQNPIAFIHDVGAGGLSNAFPELAKDGGCGARFELRNVPNDEPGMSPLEIWCNESQERYVMAVPPDQLPIFEAICKRERCPYAVVGEALDEKILIVNDKHFDAKPVDLPMNVLFGKPPKMHRTADKKALQAKAFDYSAISLGEAAERIIQHPSVASKQFLITIGDRSVTGQVVRDQMVGPWQVPVADCAVTTVSFDSYAGEAMSLGERTPTALLDGPASGRMAVAEAITNIAATRIEKISDIRLSANWMCAAGHPGEDEKLYRTVETVGMDFCPALGITIPVGKDSMSMRTAWQGEKGEDKAVTSPLSLIITAFTPVLDVRKTVTPELKTNVDSAIICIDLGQGKNRLGASIFAQVYNQIGQTPADADSAEQLKAFFNAMQLCLQNELLLAYHDRSDGGLFAALAEMSFAGRSGLNIDLTPLGEDSHAVLFNEELGGVVQVAVDKVSAVMQIFADAGLAGMVSNIGSVTADETLSINNQGSEIYTAARAQLQELWTKTSYHVQKRRDNPDCADQEFALIAKPNPGLSAKLSYDPAADIAAPYISTGVRPKVAILREQGVNSHLEMAASFDRAGFSAIDVHMSDILAGRISLDQFKGIAACGGFSYGDVLGAGEGWAKTILFNPRAREQFEGFFHRSDTFSLGVCNGCQMMSNLKSLIPGAEQWPHFVRNLSEQFEARFSLVQIQETASVLLAGMAGSHMPVAVAHGEGRAEFSGNTAKLSCETSDAIAMRFVDNEIAVTEDYPANPNGSPLGITGLTSVDGRATIMMPHPERIFRTVCNSWHPEDWGEDSAWMRLFRNARVFVD; encoded by the coding sequence ATGTTGACCCTTTGTGGCGCTCCCGCTCTATCTGACTTTCGCATCAATAAATTGCAAAACCAGATTCAAACAATTCACCCCGGTGTTAACCGGATTAGTGCGTTTTATGTCCACTTTGTCGACATAGACAGCGATTTGTCTACGCAACAAATGGCTGTTTTGCAAAAGCTGCTTGAATATGGGCCAAAGTCTTCTGTCGAAGATAAGGGCCTGAGTTCGGAGGAGGTTATTGCACAATCCGGGCCAAGTGGTTCATTTTTGGCCGTGGTGGTACCGCGCGCCGGCACGATATCACCGTGGTCGTCAAAAGCAACGGATATTGCCCACAATGCGGGTTTAGTTGATGTAAAACGAATAGAGCGCGGAGTGGCCTACGTTATAGACGGTGGCGTACCGCCAGGTACAGTGATTCCGCAACTGCACGACCGTATGGTAGAGCAGGTATTGCCGGGTTTGCAGGCTGCTTCTGTATTGTTTGAGCGCAATGAGCCAAGGCCAGCCAAAGAGGTTGATGTGCTTGGCTGTGGCCGTGCGGCTCTGGTGCTAGCCAACACAGAGTTGGGGCTGGCGCTTGCCGAAGATGAGATTGACTATCTAGCCGAGTCCTTTACCGAATTACAGCGGAACCCGGTAGATATAGAGCTGATGATGTTCGCCCAGGCCAACTCAGAGCACTGTCGTCATAAGATTTTTAACGCCAGCTGGACAATCGATGGAGAGGAAAAGTCTCACTCTTTGTTCAAAATGATTAAAAATACCTATGAGCAGGGTGGCGAAGGTGTGCTTTCCGCCTATGCCGACAACGCGTCGGTTATAGAAGGTACGGTTGGTGGTCGCTTTTACCCCGATCCCGATTCTCGTGAATATGCTTATCATGAAGAGCCTATTCACTTGCTTATGAAGGTTGAAACCCATAACCACCCCACTGCAATTGCGCCTTTTCCGGGTGCGGGAACCGGTTCCGGTGGTGAAATACGAGATGAAGGCGCGGTAGGTAAGGGGTCTAAGCCAAAAGTAGGGCTTACCGGTTTTACCGTGTCGAATTTACAGATACCGGGCTACAACCTGCCGTGGGAGAGCGATTACGGTATACCCGGCCGCATTGTTTCCGCGTTGGACATCATCAGCGAAGGTCCAATTGGTGGGGCAGCTTTCAATAACGAATTTGGCCGCCCTAATATTTGTGGTTATTTCCGTACGTTTGAAGAAGATTTTGACGGCGAGCACCGCGGTTACCACAAGCCCATTATGCTGGCCGGTGGCTACGGCAATATAAAGGAAGAGCATATTGCGCAAACGACATATTCCGCAGGTACGCAGCTAATCGTACTCGGTGGCCCGGCTATGTTAATTGGCCTTGGCGGCGGTGCTGCGTCATCTATGACATCTGGCTCGTCCTCTGAAAATTTAGATTTTGCTTCTGTTCAGCGTCAAAACCCCGAAATGGAGCGACGCTGCCAGGAAGTTATTGACCAGTGTTGGCAGTTGGGCAAGCAAAACCCTATCGCCTTTATTCACGATGTGGGTGCAGGTGGTCTTTCTAATGCTTTCCCGGAATTAGCGAAAGATGGCGGCTGTGGGGCGCGCTTTGAGTTGCGTAACGTACCCAACGACGAACCCGGTATGTCGCCGTTAGAAATCTGGTGTAATGAATCTCAGGAACGCTACGTAATGGCGGTACCGCCCGATCAGCTACCTATTTTTGAAGCTATTTGTAAGCGCGAACGCTGCCCCTATGCCGTAGTGGGTGAAGCTCTGGACGAAAAAATACTGATTGTTAACGATAAGCACTTTGACGCTAAACCTGTTGATCTGCCGATGAATGTATTGTTTGGCAAGCCACCCAAAATGCATCGCACGGCCGATAAGAAAGCGCTGCAGGCCAAAGCATTCGATTACAGTGCTATTTCGCTTGGTGAAGCCGCAGAGCGTATTATTCAGCACCCGAGTGTTGCCAGTAAGCAATTCTTGATTACCATCGGCGATCGCTCGGTTACCGGGCAGGTCGTGCGTGATCAAATGGTTGGGCCCTGGCAGGTACCGGTAGCCGACTGTGCGGTGACTACGGTGTCTTTCGACAGTTATGCCGGCGAAGCCATGAGCCTTGGAGAACGAACGCCGACGGCTTTACTCGATGGGCCTGCGTCTGGGCGAATGGCTGTAGCCGAAGCGATTACCAATATTGCCGCAACACGCATAGAAAAGATCAGCGATATTCGTCTCTCAGCTAACTGGATGTGTGCCGCTGGCCATCCGGGTGAAGATGAAAAACTCTATCGCACCGTAGAAACGGTTGGCATGGACTTTTGTCCGGCGCTGGGTATCACCATACCGGTTGGTAAAGATTCCATGTCTATGCGTACGGCTTGGCAGGGTGAGAAGGGTGAAGATAAAGCGGTAACATCACCTTTGTCATTAATTATCACGGCGTTTACGCCGGTGCTGGATGTGCGTAAAACGGTAACGCCAGAATTAAAAACCAACGTTGATAGTGCCATCATTTGTATCGATTTGGGGCAGGGTAAGAACCGTTTAGGCGCGTCTATATTTGCGCAGGTGTACAACCAAATTGGGCAGACCCCGGCAGACGCCGACAGTGCCGAGCAGCTAAAGGCGTTTTTTAATGCTATGCAGTTGTGTTTGCAGAATGAATTGTTGCTAGCGTATCACGATCGATCCGATGGTGGACTGTTTGCAGCCTTGGCAGAAATGAGCTTTGCGGGCCGCAGTGGTTTAAATATAGACCTTACCCCACTGGGTGAAGATAGCCATGCAGTCCTGTTTAACGAAGAGCTGGGGGGGGTTGTTCAAGTCGCTGTCGACAAAGTATCTGCGGTTATGCAAATTTTTGCCGATGCAGGGCTAGCCGGTATGGTGTCCAATATTGGTAGTGTTACGGCTGATGAAACGCTCAGCATTAATAATCAGGGCAGTGAAATCTATACCGCCGCGCGTGCTCAGCTGCAGGAGCTTTGGACTAAAACTAGTTATCACGTTCAGAAACGGCGTGACAACCCAGACTGTGCTGATCAGGAATTTGCACTCATCGCTAAACCGAATCCGGGTTTGAGTGCCAAGTTAAGCTACGATCCAGCTGCTGATATTGCCGCACCTTACATCAGTACGGGTGTGCGCCCTAAGGTTGCCATATTACGAGAGCAGGGCGTGAACAGTCATTTGGAAATGGCCGCCTCTTTTGATCGAGCCGGTTTCTCTGCCATTGATGTGCATATGAGCGATATTCTTGCCGGTCGTATTTCGCTAGATCAATTTAAAGGCATAGCCGCCTGCGGCGGATTCTCCTACGGCGATGTACTTGGAGCGGGTGAAGGGTGGGCAAAAACAATTCTGTTTAACCCGCGCGCGCGCGAGCAGTTTGAGGGTTTTTTCCACAGAAGCGACACCTTTAGTCTGGGTGTCTGTAATGGCTGTCAGATGATGTCTAATCTAAAGTCATTAATTCCCGGTGCAGAACAGTGGCCTCACTTTGTGCGCAACCTTTCTGAGCAGTTCGAGGCGCGGTTTAGCCTTGTTCAAATTCAAGAAACCGCTTCGGTTTTATTGGCGGGTATGGCCGGAAGCCACATGCCTGTCGCTGTCGCACACGGCGAGGGGCGTGCGGAGTTTTCCGGTAACACGGCCAAGCTTAGCTGTGAAACAAGTGACGCTATTGCCATGCGCTTTGTTGATAACGAAATAGCCGTTACTGAAGATTACCCCGCAAATCCGAATGGCTCGCCGTTGGGTATAACGGGCCTTACCTCAGTCGATGGCCGCGCAACGATTATGATGCCGCACCCCGAACGTATATTCCGAACGGTGTGTAACTCTTGGCACCCAGAAGATTGGGGCGAGGATAGCGCTTGGATGCGATTGTTCCGTAATGCTCGGGTGTTTGTGGATTAG
- the mltF gene encoding membrane-bound lytic murein transglycosylase MltF: MSNMKEITYKLVTKLLHSVVVLSVITVLCVSQVSSRIPTTLESIQDAGKLVVISRNGPTTYYEGPNGLTGFEYHIAKKFAKHLGVKLEIRETENLGVMLDSIGTKAGHLAAAGLTITETRKQKVLFSEPYLQITQQVIYHQKEQRPESVADLENKTILVIGNSSHAERLRELKRDYPNLHWQERHDIEMLDLMEMVHEREIDFAVIDSNAHSINSNLYPDAQVAFDISTPQDLAWAFPDQSDDSLFLEAQKFFQSIKQKGVIDDALETYYGHLGEINYGGAVLFANRLETRLPKWETLLREAAAENNLDWQLLAALSYQESHWNPKAKSPTGVRGFMMLTRDTAKFVGIKNRLDPKQSISGGAKYFKSIYGRIPERIMDPDRTWLAMAAYNVGLGHLEDARILTAQHGGDPDKWTDVREALPLLAKRKYYKQTKHGYARGWEPVEYVKNIRNFQTIIAWNEVKKERDTQLAANDTKHNEFESFSPVMSEAVKNAVGAFDTPSDTSSL, translated from the coding sequence ATGTCTAACATGAAAGAAATAACATACAAGCTGGTTACAAAGCTGCTGCACAGTGTAGTGGTGCTTTCCGTTATAACTGTGCTTTGCGTTAGCCAAGTTTCCAGCCGCATACCGACTACGCTCGAGTCTATTCAAGACGCGGGTAAGCTAGTGGTTATTTCCCGCAATGGCCCCACAACCTATTACGAAGGGCCGAATGGCCTTACCGGTTTCGAATACCACATAGCAAAGAAGTTCGCCAAACACCTCGGTGTAAAGCTGGAAATTCGTGAAACAGAAAACCTAGGCGTTATGCTCGACTCCATTGGCACAAAAGCGGGGCACCTGGCTGCCGCTGGCCTTACTATTACCGAGACGCGCAAACAGAAAGTGCTGTTTAGCGAACCCTACTTACAAATCACGCAACAAGTTATCTATCACCAAAAAGAGCAGCGCCCCGAAAGCGTAGCCGACCTGGAAAACAAAACCATACTGGTTATAGGTAATAGCTCCCATGCCGAGCGTTTGCGTGAACTTAAACGTGACTACCCCAACCTGCACTGGCAGGAACGCCACGACATTGAAATGCTCGACCTTATGGAAATGGTCCACGAGCGCGAAATTGATTTCGCCGTCATAGACTCAAACGCACACAGTATAAATAGCAATTTGTATCCGGATGCGCAGGTGGCATTCGATATTAGTACACCACAGGATCTGGCGTGGGCCTTCCCCGACCAAAGCGACGACAGCCTATTTCTCGAAGCCCAAAAGTTTTTCCAAAGCATCAAACAGAAAGGTGTTATCGATGATGCGCTAGAAACCTATTACGGCCACCTTGGCGAAATCAATTACGGTGGTGCAGTGCTGTTTGCCAACCGTTTAGAAACACGTTTGCCTAAGTGGGAAACCCTGCTTCGCGAAGCCGCAGCCGAAAACAATCTTGATTGGCAGTTATTAGCCGCACTCAGTTACCAAGAGTCGCATTGGAACCCCAAAGCCAAATCACCTACCGGCGTGCGCGGTTTTATGATGTTGACACGTGATACCGCCAAATTTGTGGGCATTAAAAATCGTTTAGACCCGAAGCAAAGCATTAGTGGCGGAGCCAAATATTTTAAATCCATATACGGCCGCATTCCCGAGCGCATAATGGACCCAGACAGAACTTGGCTCGCCATGGCAGCCTATAACGTTGGACTAGGGCACCTAGAAGATGCTCGTATATTGACCGCACAACACGGCGGCGACCCCGACAAGTGGACTGATGTTCGAGAAGCACTGCCTTTATTGGCCAAGCGCAAATATTACAAGCAGACCAAACATGGCTACGCGCGTGGCTGGGAGCCAGTAGAATACGTAAAAAATATTCGTAACTTCCAAACGATTATTGCTTGGAATGAAGTTAAGAAAGAGCGCGACACCCAGCTCGCCGCCAATGACACGAAGCATAATGAATTTGAAAGCTTCAGCCCGGTAATGAGCGAAGCGGTAAAAAATGCTGTAGGTGCCTTTGACACCCCTAGCGATACCTCGTCGCTCTAA
- the tadA gene encoding tRNA adenosine(34) deaminase TadA codes for MPTPNDIIWMQKALLLAKKAAELNEVPVGAIVVREGEVLGEGWNQPISSCDPTGHAEICALRNAAQHDKNYRLPGTVLYVTIEPCTMCLGALIHARVTRVVFGAAEPKAGVLASNNCILHAGFYNHSIKWEGGVCEDECSSLMTEFFARRREGRKSLKANTKKSD; via the coding sequence ATGCCAACTCCTAACGACATTATTTGGATGCAAAAGGCATTGCTCTTAGCCAAAAAAGCGGCCGAATTAAACGAGGTGCCGGTGGGTGCTATTGTGGTTAGAGAGGGTGAAGTGCTGGGCGAAGGTTGGAATCAGCCTATATCCAGTTGCGATCCAACGGGGCATGCGGAAATCTGTGCTTTAAGGAATGCTGCGCAACACGACAAAAACTATCGTCTCCCCGGTACGGTACTGTATGTCACCATTGAACCGTGCACAATGTGCCTTGGCGCGCTAATACATGCGCGTGTAACACGCGTTGTATTTGGTGCTGCGGAGCCAAAAGCGGGTGTTTTGGCCAGTAACAACTGCATTCTCCACGCGGGTTTTTACAACCACTCAATTAAATGGGAAGGAGGTGTGTGTGAGGACGAATGCTCAAGTCTAATGACGGAATTCTTTGCGCGCAGACGGGAAGGGCGTAAAAGCTTAAAAGCGAATACAAAAAAAAGCGACTAG
- a CDS encoding putative RNA methyltransferase, with protein MIWSCPKCKEPLVEQGVSLSCVNNHCYDRAKQGYYNLLLANQKNSLQPGDSDAMIVARRDFLRAGYYQPLVNRLAEIAEEHVSFSGTGFSMLDLGCGEGYYLENFAQALGRKQNAPVQHYFGVDISKDAVRRASASANSMQKEASEKSAQYFHYAVASNLHLPLVAEKLDLCLNVFAPMDLTEVQRVLSAQGLLVRVQPGPRHLYEIKQALYGDVRLHQRTEIEPQLKLIARYSTAFKIQLPSATAIGSLLTMTPLNWHGDREAKEQLLQKNALEVEIDFDVQVLAKSRTHNWW; from the coding sequence ATGATCTGGAGCTGCCCTAAATGTAAAGAACCCCTAGTTGAACAGGGCGTGAGCCTAAGTTGCGTTAACAATCATTGTTACGATAGGGCGAAGCAGGGTTATTACAATTTGTTGCTCGCCAATCAAAAGAATAGCTTACAGCCCGGTGACAGTGATGCGATGATCGTTGCTCGACGAGATTTTTTGCGGGCAGGCTACTATCAGCCTTTGGTAAACCGTTTGGCTGAAATTGCTGAAGAGCATGTCTCTTTTAGTGGTACCGGTTTTTCTATGTTAGACCTTGGTTGTGGCGAAGGCTATTACCTAGAAAATTTTGCCCAAGCTCTAGGCCGGAAACAAAACGCTCCGGTGCAGCATTATTTCGGTGTAGATATTTCTAAGGATGCCGTGCGCCGAGCATCAGCGTCGGCGAATAGCATGCAGAAAGAAGCGAGCGAGAAGTCTGCCCAGTATTTTCACTATGCCGTTGCGAGTAATCTTCACCTACCCTTGGTGGCGGAAAAGCTAGATCTGTGTTTGAACGTTTTTGCTCCCATGGATTTAACTGAGGTGCAGCGTGTTCTGTCCGCGCAAGGGCTTTTGGTTCGTGTACAGCCAGGGCCTCGTCACCTATATGAAATAAAACAGGCATTATATGGGGACGTTCGACTTCACCAGCGTACTGAAATTGAACCGCAGCTCAAACTTATTGCGCGTTATAGCACGGCATTCAAAATCCAATTACCGAGTGCTACCGCTATTGGAAGTTTGCTCACGATGACACCGCTCAATTGGCATGGGGATCGTGAGGCAAAAGAGCAGCTATTACAAAAAAATGCACTGGAAGTTGAAATAGATTTTGATGTGCAAGTGCTGGCTAAATCACGAACACATAATTGGTGGTAA
- a CDS encoding DUF1653 domain-containing protein, whose translation MSSATQKIKPGIYRHYKGNEYRVYEIASHTETNELLVVYRYLYGDFGLSVRPLPMFMDRVDITTEGGVTQVPRFEFIRSADDGGLS comes from the coding sequence ATGTCTTCAGCAACACAAAAGATAAAGCCCGGCATCTATCGCCACTACAAAGGTAATGAGTACCGTGTTTACGAAATTGCCAGCCACACAGAAACCAATGAGCTTCTCGTGGTGTACCGTTATTTGTACGGTGATTTTGGACTGTCTGTTAGGCCGCTGCCAATGTTCATGGATAGGGTCGATATCACGACGGAGGGCGGCGTAACCCAGGTGCCTCGATTCGAGTTTATACGCAGTGCAGATGATGGCGGCCTGTCATGA
- the fldB gene encoding flavodoxin FldB translates to MNTSGRAQIGLFYGSSTCYTEIVGEKIRAQIGEANVDIFNISDEPIATALYYDLLIMGIPTWDYGELQEDWEEIWDELDELDFSGKVVALYGLGDQVGYPEWFLDAMGYLHHKLVKLGAQLVGYWPSKGYEFEASKALTDDEQFFVGLALDEENEFAETDTRIAAWCDQVLAEFGQ, encoded by the coding sequence ATGAACACTTCTGGACGTGCCCAAATTGGTCTTTTTTATGGCAGTTCCACCTGCTATACCGAGATAGTCGGCGAAAAAATTCGCGCCCAAATCGGCGAAGCCAACGTTGATATTTTCAATATCAGCGACGAACCCATTGCGACGGCACTCTACTACGACTTATTAATAATGGGCATCCCCACGTGGGACTACGGCGAACTTCAGGAAGACTGGGAAGAAATTTGGGATGAGCTAGACGAGCTCGATTTTAGCGGTAAGGTTGTCGCGCTTTACGGATTAGGCGACCAAGTGGGCTATCCAGAATGGTTTCTTGATGCTATGGGTTATCTACACCATAAGCTAGTAAAGCTGGGGGCTCAGCTCGTTGGCTACTGGCCAAGCAAGGGGTACGAATTTGAGGCCAGTAAAGCACTCACAGATGACGAGCAATTCTTTGTAGGCTTAGCGCTTGATGAAGAAAATGAATTTGCTGAAACAGACACCCGCATTGCCGCGTGGTGTGATCAAGTGCTCGCGGAATTTGGGCAATGA
- the mnmC gene encoding bifunctional tRNA (5-methylaminomethyl-2-thiouridine)(34)-methyltransferase MnmD/FAD-dependent 5-carboxymethylaminomethyl-2-thiouridine(34) oxidoreductase MnmC: protein MNKARPAKNPTTCPADITWNENSQPISTQFDDVYFSTTDGLKETEFVFLQHNNLPQRWQTPTSNNHFTVAETGFGTGLNFLVTWYNWQKQTPQNTADGPARLHFISVEKYPLLRADLARALALWPEFAALSEQLLSQYPPQPIEGTFRLTFDDGKVLLTLIFSDAENGLTQIAPCSTLARHAGAEYTLGNGPLVVDAWFLDGFSPAKNPEMWTPTLFQSMAKLSGKNTTFSTFTSARVVREGLKEAGFHCIKVSGFGLKREMLYGHFQPVNHTDQPATTDNSQRRDAAHHYWHLCAAASHEQSSTATIKNKNAASAIVVGGGLAGCQAAHALAQRGIRVTLLEKNSCLADEASGNRQGALYTRLSPQDDPLSRFNLSAQIFANNFYSSKKAHGSLFDLCGDQCGVIHLCTQDRQKTYYQQLANRFQVDEHFCQWLECDAVSELSGLKIKLPGLFLPQAGWISPVKLCEQLCAHPLIDVLTNTEVKELNISGKGWAAIDTRANTVCEANYAIIANAHAAQNFEQTAHLQLKTIRGQVSHILEDWQPLSQLKTVLCGEGYISPSQNGIHCAGATFNLRDASVEISQQDHDTNLHNLKQMIELPNSPPPRNIEGRVGFRTTTPDYFPIVGPAPMAAPMEQNFASLRHRANAVLSAPGEFYPGLYTLLGLGSRGLAYSPIAADLLASLVCSEPLPVDQKQYRQLHPARFLIRNLMRNKPSTL, encoded by the coding sequence ATGAACAAAGCGCGGCCAGCTAAAAACCCAACAACTTGCCCTGCCGATATTACTTGGAATGAGAACAGCCAGCCTATTTCCACACAATTCGATGATGTGTATTTCTCTACAACAGACGGGCTAAAAGAAACAGAATTTGTGTTTTTACAGCACAACAACTTACCCCAGCGCTGGCAAACCCCAACGTCGAACAACCATTTCACTGTTGCCGAAACAGGGTTTGGTACCGGCCTCAACTTTCTTGTAACTTGGTACAACTGGCAAAAACAAACACCGCAAAATACAGCCGACGGTCCCGCACGCCTACACTTCATTTCCGTGGAAAAGTACCCGTTACTGCGTGCTGACCTAGCCCGAGCCTTAGCGCTATGGCCAGAGTTTGCTGCCCTCAGCGAGCAACTGTTATCGCAATACCCACCGCAGCCCATTGAAGGCACTTTTCGGCTTACGTTCGACGATGGCAAAGTATTACTAACACTCATATTCAGCGATGCCGAAAACGGCCTTACACAAATAGCGCCCTGCTCTACGCTGGCCCGTCACGCAGGGGCCGAGTACACTCTGGGCAATGGCCCTCTTGTTGTAGACGCTTGGTTTCTCGACGGTTTTTCACCGGCGAAAAACCCCGAAATGTGGACGCCGACGCTATTTCAGTCCATGGCTAAGCTCAGCGGGAAAAACACAACATTTTCGACCTTTACCTCTGCGCGGGTGGTACGCGAGGGTTTAAAGGAGGCGGGGTTCCATTGCATTAAAGTGTCGGGGTTTGGCCTAAAGCGAGAAATGCTCTACGGCCACTTCCAGCCGGTCAACCACACAGACCAACCCGCTACAACCGACAACAGCCAACGCCGCGACGCCGCCCACCACTACTGGCACCTTTGTGCGGCGGCTAGTCACGAACAAAGCTCAACGGCCACCATCAAAAACAAAAATGCCGCTTCAGCCATTGTGGTTGGCGGAGGCTTGGCTGGCTGCCAGGCAGCACATGCACTGGCCCAACGCGGCATTCGCGTAACCTTGCTTGAAAAAAACAGCTGTCTTGCAGACGAAGCTTCAGGCAATCGTCAAGGCGCGCTCTACACGCGGCTTTCTCCGCAAGACGACCCCCTCAGCCGCTTTAACTTATCGGCACAAATATTTGCTAACAATTTTTACTCCAGCAAAAAAGCACACGGCTCACTGTTCGACCTGTGCGGTGACCAATGTGGCGTAATCCACCTTTGCACCCAGGACAGGCAAAAAACCTATTACCAGCAACTGGCTAACCGGTTTCAGGTCGATGAACATTTTTGCCAATGGCTCGAGTGTGATGCTGTATCAGAATTAAGCGGCCTGAAGATAAAGCTACCGGGGTTATTTTTACCACAGGCCGGATGGATCTCTCCCGTAAAGCTGTGCGAACAGCTATGTGCGCACCCGCTGATTGACGTGCTCACGAACACCGAGGTTAAAGAACTCAACATTAGCGGTAAAGGTTGGGCGGCGATTGACACACGCGCCAACACAGTTTGCGAAGCAAACTACGCCATTATTGCGAACGCACATGCGGCACAAAACTTTGAGCAGACCGCTCACCTACAGCTAAAAACCATTCGCGGGCAAGTGAGCCATATTCTTGAGGATTGGCAACCGCTCTCACAGTTGAAAACGGTGCTTTGCGGCGAAGGGTACATTTCCCCCTCGCAAAACGGTATTCACTGCGCGGGGGCCACGTTTAACTTAAGGGACGCCTCGGTAGAAATCAGCCAACAAGATCATGACACAAACCTGCATAACCTGAAGCAAATGATCGAGCTACCCAACTCTCCACCACCGCGTAATATTGAAGGGCGCGTAGGGTTTCGCACCACAACACCCGACTACTTTCCGATTGTCGGCCCCGCGCCCATGGCAGCCCCGATGGAGCAAAACTTCGCCTCACTTCGCCATAGAGCCAACGCTGTACTCTCGGCGCCAGGTGAGTTCTATCCTGGTTTATACACCTTGCTAGGCCTCGGTTCTCGAGGGCTGGCCTACAGCCCTATCGCAGCCGACTTACTTGCCAGCTTAGTTTGCTCTGAACCCTTGCCCGTAGACCAAAAGCAATACCGCCAACTGCACCCCGCGCGCTTTCTGATACGCAACCTGATGCGAAATAAACCGTCTACACTGTAA